AGGATGGGCGGTATGTTGTGGAGTGTACTGACCTGCCGGGATGTATGAGTGAAGGGGAAACACTTCAGGAAGCCATTGAAAATATCCATGAAGCAATCATTGGCTGTCTCAGATCGAGATTGAAGGTTGCGTCTGAGAATATTCAGATCAATTCTCTTCCATCTCACATGAGTATCGATCTTGATTCCTCTGGAATACAATATGCCTAAGAGAACTTCGAATAACCTCGTTCCATCGAAAGTACTTTATAGTGTGTGATCGATCAGTACTCAATGAGCACGTTCTTTAATTTTGCAATTAAG
The DNA window shown above is from Methanocalculus alkaliphilus and carries:
- a CDS encoding type II toxin-antitoxin system HicB family antitoxin; translated protein: MKFSLIVEKDEDGRYVVECTDLPGCMSEGETLQEAIENIHEAIIGCLRSRLKVASENIQINSLPSHMSIDLDSSGIQYA